A stretch of DNA from Besnoitia besnoiti strain Bb-Ger1 chromosome II, whole genome shotgun sequence:
CGGGAGCAGACTGCCTCCGTTTTGCAAGGCTTCAGCCGCACTTTGGAAAGAGGCACGCCCTACCTATTCACCAATCTACACaaatgaatatatatatgtgcatgtatctccatgtatatgtgtatgtctatgtatgtatatatatacttatatcTCTATTCGGGTGCGGAAGACACTATCTGGTGATGTCTCTGCGATTTCGTTTTCAGGTTTTGGATGCCGTCATTACCGACGTCAACAAGCTCGGGCTCTTTGCACAGTGTGGACCACTGAAGGTgtttgtctctcgcgcgtcgctgccgccgtcctTCGTTTACCAGGTGAGGCCTCCCTCCCCTTCCTGAGGCTCTTTGTTTCGCAGATTTCAAAACTCATTCTCGCtcatgcgcatgcgtcttGAATTCTCTAGATTTCTTTTTTATCCTCATGAGAAATGAACCAGGCGATCTGCCGAAGCTGCTGAGCGTGTGGCCTTGCGCGGGACTCTCCCAGACGGCACCCAAGCGTTGCGGCAGAGtttcgcatgcagagagttttttttctgtgtgcAGGACGACAGCGCCGTGGGCTGCATGACTGACGGAGAAGTCGAGTTGCGCGTGGACAGCGACATTCGCTTGCGACTCCTCGGTGTGCGCTACGACTCGATGAACTTGTTTGCGATCGCCACGATCAACGAGAGCTACCTGGGGCCGATTCACCACAGCAACCTGGGCACGCAGAGCAACGCCGCCTTGTTCGGCGGCTTGggggctgcgtcgtctgATTATGTCTCCCCGCAGAGTCCCTCGCTTCACTCTCCACATTCGCCCGCGCTGTAGCGAGAGCGGTTTCTTGTCAGAGGTGCTCTTCGTGCGCTCCTGCGACTTCGATGACTGCCACGTCCTTCAACACTGCGCGCGAGACTTCAAAGGGTTCGAGGTATTGTGTTTTACCCAGTATGCGCCTTGAACGCCGTCTCCGTTGCGGGTTGGTTCGCCGCATCTCTCAGTTTTTCAAAGTGGCGCCTTCTGACTGCAACGCTCCTCTCCCTTAGGGATTGCTTTTCTTCGTTTGGCTTACTCACACTGGCTagggggaggagagggggagaggggcgcCTGATTCTTCTCTCCATTCTTCTTGCACTGCCGTCTCTTCCTTTCTGCCGTCCTTCGAGTGCGTGTGCGGAGTGTCGCCCGTCTAGAGGGTTTGGCAACTGCCGGATAGGTTTTTCTTTGTAGTCTACGCTACACTACCGtcgaagagaaaaaacggcTGCCGATTCTGTTTTAAATGGTTGTGTGCCGTCTGGAGCTTTGCTGAgtctgcctgcctctccccAAGCGGACTTGCTGAGGCACTATTCAACGCGTTCGAAGAGGCAAGCGCGCAAGACGCTTGCGGTTCGCCGATTTTTGACTCGCCTgggggcggctgcgcgactTTGCCGTTGAGGCACAGCGGAGAATCGGCTACCAAAATGAACGCTCTGATTGTCACAGTGCGGCCCACCGCAAGCAAGAAAAGACAGCTGCAGAGATGCGTCGAGTAACACTGCGTCGGCTCTCCAGCAGCCATGTGTGTACAGTGTGTTGGGACGTGAGACCGAGCCCGcaatagataaatatatcttgggTGGCGGGATAGTGGCGGCTCACTGACAGCCATAGAGCAAGGATCAACTGGAGGCTGCGACAGCTACTCCATGCAAAGATATCCGCTTTCTTTTCGCGAGATCAAGCCTCAATGCGCTGGATTGCGCATCAAGCTGCGGAAAGCGCCTCGTGCGCTTAGGTGAGGCGCCCGTTTGGTGGCCTTACGCAGTTTCCTCTAGCgtgcgccgaaggcgcagagaaaatCGAACGCTACAGGCGCCGCGTGACAGAGTCAAAAGGCACATTTTGggggcctctcgcgctgcctggGTACGAGCACAGCACGTGCCAGTCTCACAGCTCGATTACTGCCTTCGCGGTGAGACGCAGCACAAGAAAATAAAGAATGCGGGAAAAAGGCGACTTGTGACAAACCGCGGAGAGTTGTTTTCTAGTCATGCGCAAGGCGACGTGCGAAAAATCATGTATGCGTCAGCAGCTGCCTCTTGTTTGGTGGCTTCTGCACAGTTCGGCTCTTTCTCTGTCTGAGGCTGCGACCCAACTCGCAGTGTCTCGGCcatcggcggcgctgcagcagaaatTGAGAGGCGACAAAACTCAGCGTTTACGGTACACTCTCACGAGCCCTCCAACAGCATATGCTGATAGATACTATTGGCGGTTGCGAGTGCAGTCTGCAGCGTGAGGGAGGAAGCGGGTTTTTTCGCGACAACAGAAAAAGGGAGTCTCTAATGGGCTCTCTAACAGGGCCCGTGGAAGCAGGTCAAGCCGCGTAATGCCTCCGCGTTTGCGTATGAAATACAGGCGAACGGCGGTAGACTAGAGTCGCCGCTGTGTCAAACGGCCGGCTGGAGTGCCAGACGTGAAAGAGTCGTATGCGTCGTTTCCGCAGAGTGTGGGAGTCAGAAGAGCGGTGTCCGGGTGTCTCGACGTGCGACATGCATCTGTAGCAGTCTTTCGTGGGCATCGCCATCTTCGAGTAGCGAAACGGCAACGCATTAGCCACCGCGGTCGAGTCTACCAGCTGTTGCTTTCTCTGCAGGAGTCGGCCGTTCCGTCCCTACCGCTACTCGGGTTGCACAGATGCCAGCGGGATTTCTTTGCGGCTTCCAAGGCCACTTTTCGAAacctgcggcagcgagaggcgcatcGAACACGAGGCCTCGATTTCATGGGGCGTTGCCCGCAGGAGGCGTGCCCCTCTTCGGTGactccgccgaggcgcctctccgcgcgacaCTGCCTACCTCAGTTTCGCGACGCTGTTCAAGTTTGCGGCATATCTGGATGCGGACGCACATGGCGGCAGGACATGACAAATCGCGCCACTGGCTTCTTCCAGTGGGATTCTCAGCAGTCTAcgcgctctgctgcttcgGTGTGGCAACAAGATAGATGCAGAGACGAGTTTCAATGGTGTCGCAAGGATTTGCCCGTACGTTACACACCACCTTCGATGCACCGTGCTGTGCTTTCGACTCGAATCTGCCACCTTCTTTGTTGGCAAACGTAATTTTGAGCTTCCAAGGCGGCACGGTgtgcgaagcggaggcgcaacggctcgctcggcgcaggcgaatCACGTGGCGAGTGGGGTCTACTGGCAGGTTGGTGCTGGAAGTCAGTCTTTCCGCATTCTCACTTGAAGGTTTCGAAACAGACGAGCGCATCCTTCTTTAGGCAAGTGCTCAGgaacgacggaggcgcctccgcgcagggAGTCGCCGAGGCTGCTGCCTCAGTAGGAACCTCTCCGCGCTGGCGTGCGGCACGCCCCTCGCCGTTCACTGCTGGCGTTGGCAAGTCTTCTGAAGGCGTCGAATTCGACAGGACGCCGCAATGCTTGAAGAGGGGCGTGGTAGCCACATTCGCGACAATCGCCACATCAAACTGGTTAGTGTACCTGCAGACAAGGCACAGCACAGTCCAGAAGAATTCTAAACCTCCACGCTTGTCAGCGCTGCCCTGATTTCCGCTACAGGGCAGAAACCACCGCGCGGGGCTACAGCCGAACTCGCGaactgcagacgcgcgcgaggcaaggggcagaggaggagactgAGCTGCGCTGGCGCTTGCCTGTCCTTCGCCAGGAGGTCTGGCACCGGCCCCATCAAGAAGGTGACTTTGACATTTTGGAATCCTGAGCAAACTCCAGAACGCATGGTAACAATTCGCCCCACCACCGTCCCGCGTGACTTCTGTCCTGCAGTCAGCGCCTCACCGCATACCGCAGGCAccggctgctgcttctcttgTCTTTTGCTTTCGGTTTGAAGTACCTGGCAGAAGACCGGCCTCAGACTCGGCGCCCCCTGAGGCACtcccgccttcctctcgGCGTTGAACGTCGGGAAGCGCTCGGGGCGAGACGTTGCGATGACCCGCTGTCGCCTGTGAacacgcgctcgcgcgactGTCTTTCGAAGAGGCGATTCGCTTGGCCTGCGCCCCACTGGGCGACGCCTCCAGTGTCACATTGCGTTTGCAGCTCGGCGATGCCTCTGGACTCAGCCCACGTGGGGTTTCGTCGCCGGCTGAGAACGGAAGAATCTTCTCTTTGTCGCACTCTGGTCCGAGCCGTGAACTTCCAGGGGCCTCCCGCTTAACCACTTTCGCGTCTCGGTGGGCAGCGGAAGACTCAGAGGGACAAGACCCAGAGGGACAAGACTCAGAGGGACGAGACTCAGAGGTCTGCTGCGACTCCAACGCGAAGAATGCCAACTCCGTCGGCGACGGATAAGGAGGTCTGCGGCAAACAGACAGCGCTGGCGCCGAACGCTGCACCATGAGAGTGGGG
This window harbors:
- a CDS encoding DNA-directed RNA polymerase II RPB7 (encoded by transcript BESB_037510), whose protein sequence is MFFVIEQWHNVALRPAQLGRRYHQYVETLLRQQVEGKCLHNLGYIICVIRIVHMEAGRVQDGTGMVIVAARYQAITFKPFKDEVLDAVITDVNKLGLFAQCGPLKVFVSRASLPPSFVYQDDSAVGCMTDGEVELRVDSDIRLRLLGVRYDSMNLFAIATINESYLGPIHHSNLGTQSNAALFGGLGAASSDYVSPQSPSLHSPHSPAL